A single window of Methanoregula sp. DNA harbors:
- the atwA gene encoding methyl coenzyme M reductase system, component A2, whose protein sequence is MPAPFISVKDLSMKFGSTTVLDNISFEIPEGEIVGIIGRSGAGKSVLMHLLRGIEDPPTSGSIVYHMAACDTCGHMDVQSRAGSTCPRCSGRLVAEDIDLWDKNSDGMKSRVMRRTAIMFQRTFALYGDDRVIENVLHALDDINYPQDKAITRAADLIDQVKLSHRMMHIARDLSGGEKQRVVLARQLAKDPAMLFADEPTGTLDPQTARLVHAMLTEAAKKNSMGMVVTSHFSQVIEDMTHRAILLENGKIAKIGFPRDVIRSFTRNHNEEDYEIPQQFGEKVLAARDVSKRYFSVDRGVVRAVNLVTFDVAKKEIFGIIGKSGAGKTTLSRMIAGIIEPTSGEMNILIGDDWVDMTKPGVDERGRAKEYIGLLHQEYDLYPHRTVLDNLTDAIGLEFPKELAMRKAMVTLGMAGFTQEKAHEILNRLPGELSDGERHRVALAQVLIHEPRLVILDEPTGTMDPITKQDVKYSIRNARDEMDETFIVVSHDMEFVEDICDRVALMRGGKIIQIGKTAEVIASLTPEERGSTV, encoded by the coding sequence TTGCCAGCGCCATTCATCAGTGTAAAAGACCTCTCCATGAAGTTTGGCAGCACAACCGTCCTTGACAATATCTCGTTTGAGATCCCGGAAGGGGAGATTGTCGGTATTATCGGCAGGAGCGGCGCGGGCAAGAGTGTGCTCATGCACCTGCTCCGGGGCATTGAAGACCCCCCGACATCCGGTTCGATCGTATACCATATGGCTGCCTGCGACACCTGCGGGCATATGGACGTGCAGAGCAGGGCCGGCAGCACCTGCCCCCGGTGCAGCGGCCGGCTTGTTGCAGAAGATATTGACCTCTGGGACAAGAACAGCGACGGGATGAAATCCCGGGTGATGCGCCGGACCGCAATCATGTTCCAGCGCACGTTCGCCCTGTACGGCGACGACCGGGTCATCGAGAACGTGCTCCATGCACTGGATGACATCAATTACCCCCAGGACAAGGCGATCACCCGGGCTGCCGACCTGATCGACCAGGTAAAGCTGTCTCACCGGATGATGCATATCGCCCGCGACCTCTCCGGCGGCGAGAAACAGCGGGTCGTGCTCGCCCGCCAGCTGGCCAAGGACCCGGCGATGCTGTTTGCCGATGAACCAACTGGAACACTCGACCCGCAGACGGCACGGCTTGTGCATGCGATGCTCACGGAAGCTGCAAAGAAGAACAGCATGGGGATGGTCGTGACTTCCCATTTCTCGCAGGTCATCGAGGACATGACCCACCGTGCCATTCTCTTGGAGAACGGGAAGATTGCAAAGATCGGTTTTCCAAGGGACGTGATCCGGTCATTTACAAGGAACCATAACGAGGAAGATTACGAGATCCCGCAGCAATTCGGCGAGAAGGTACTTGCCGCCCGCGATGTGAGCAAACGATACTTCTCGGTCGACCGGGGCGTGGTCAGGGCAGTCAACCTCGTTACATTCGATGTGGCAAAGAAGGAGATCTTCGGCATCATCGGGAAGAGCGGCGCGGGCAAGACAACGCTCTCGCGGATGATCGCCGGTATCATCGAACCGACAAGCGGGGAGATGAACATCCTTATCGGGGACGACTGGGTGGACATGACAAAGCCCGGTGTCGATGAGCGCGGCAGGGCAAAGGAGTATATCGGTCTCCTGCACCAGGAATATGACCTCTATCCCCACCGCACCGTGCTCGACAACCTGACCGATGCGATCGGGCTGGAGTTCCCCAAAGAGCTCGCAATGCGAAAAGCCATGGTCACGCTGGGCATGGCGGGGTTTACCCAGGAGAAGGCGCACGAGATCCTCAACCGCCTCCCCGGTGAACTCTCTGACGGCGAGCGGCACCGGGTCGCCCTTGCGCAGGTACTTATCCATGAGCCCCGCCTCGTGATACTCGATGAGCCGACAGGAACGATGGACCCGATCACCAAACAGGACGTGAAATACTCGATCCGGAACGCCCGCGACGAGATGGACGAGACATTTATCGTAGTGTCGCATGACATGGAATTTGTAGAAGACATCTGTGACAGGGTTGCACTGATGCGGGGGGGGAAGATTATCCAGATCGGAAAGACTGCTGAGGTCATTGCAAGCCTTACCCCGGAGGAACGGGGCAGCACGGTATAA